The Zetaproteobacteria bacterium genome segment AGATCGTGCGCAAGGCGGTTCGGCTGGCGCGGAGCGAAAAGCCGGGCGCCTGCCATATCGAGCTGCCGGAGGATGTGGCGCAGCAGGAGGTCGATGCCGCACCGATGGCCCCGCACCGCTACCCCCATCCGGTGGCCGATCCCGGTGAGATCGAGATGGCCTTCGCCATGATCCGCCGCGCCAGGCGGCCGCTGATCCTGGTCGGCAACGGCTGCGTGCGCCGGGGCGTGCGCGATGAGCTGCGCCGCTTCTGTGCGCGCAACGGCATCGGGGTGATCAGCACCTTCATGGCCAAAGGGGTGGTGGACATGGATGCCGACTACTGCCTCTACACCATCGGCCTGCAGGCGAAGGATGTGGTCGCCTGCGCGCTCGACGGCGCCGATCTGGTGATCACCATCGGCTACGACCTGGTCGAATACCACCCGCGGCTGTGGAACCGCGACGGCAGCAAGCAGATCATCCACATCGACACCCAACCGGCGGAGATCGATCGCTGCTACCATCCTGAGATCGAGATCATCGGCGACCTGCCCTACACGCTGGCGGTGATCAACGCCAATCTCGACCAGTTGGGTCCGGTGGAGCGCAACCTGTCGCAACAACGGGCGGTGCGTCGGGCGATGCAGCAGGAGCTGGCCGACGACGCTCCCGATCGGGACGGCCTGATCCGGCCGCAGAAGGTGCTGGCGATCACCCGCGCGGCGATGGGGCCCGAGGATGTCCTGCTCTCCGATGTCGGCGCACACAAGATGTGGATCGCCCGCCACTACCACTGCCACGAGCCCAACACCTGTCTGATTCCCAACGGCTTCTGCTCGATGGGCTTTGCTCTGCCCGGAGCGATCGCCGCCGCGCTGATCCATCCGGAGCGGCGCATCCTGGCCATCTGCGGCGACGGCGGTTTCCTGATGAATGTGCAGGAGATGGAGACCGCCCGGCGGCTGGGTGTCAACCTGGTGGCGATGGTGTGGGAGGATCATGGCTACGGGCTGATCGCCTGGAAGCAACAGAGCCACTTCGGCCACCACACCGAACTCGGCTTTGGCAACCCCGACTGGCTGGGGCTGGCCGCCGCCTTCGGCTGGCACGGCCACCGGGTGAAGGATGGCGACGGCCTGCGCGCGGCGTTGGAGACGGCCTTCACCGAGGAGGGACCGAGCCTGCTGGTGGTGCCGATCGACTATCGCGAAAACATGAAGCTGAGTGCGCGGCTGGGCAGTATCGCCTGCCCGATCTGATCCGGACGAACGAGGGAGGGGGATGAGACAGGGCATGGCGATCGCCCGCCGGCCGGAGGTGGTGCGCACCGCGCTGCGCTTCTCGCTGGTGGTCGGCCCGCTGCTGGTGGTGATCAACCACGGTGACGGGCTCTTCTCCGGCGCCATGACGCAGGCAGACTGGCTGAAGAGCCTGCTGACCATGATCGTTCCCTACGCGGTCTCCACGCTGTCGAGCATCAGCGCCTGTCGTTCCTGCGAGGAGGAAACAGCTGACGCGCCTGACGACTTGCGCCCTCCCCGGAGGAGGTGATCAGCCGGACTCGGGAGAGCCCGTCGGAGACTTGGGAGAGCCCTGCCAGGCAGGCGGCGCCAACACCATCCGCCGTGACCCGGGCGCATCGGCGGGAATGGCGAGCTCCACCCGCCAATAGGCCGCAGGCAGCAGCCCCATCCCCCGCTCCGGCCACTCGACAAGGGTGATCCACGGCGCGACCAGATACTCCGCCACGCCGGTCAGACGCAGCTCCGCTTCGTCGTCGATGCGGTACCAGTCCATGTGGGCCACCGGCCCATGGGCACCGCGATAGGGCTGGATGATGGCGTAGGTCGGGCTGGGCAGGGCCGCATCGCGCACGCCGAGCGCACGCAGCATCGCCCGGGCGAAACAGCTCTTGCCGACACCGAGCGGGCCGCTGAGCGCCACCACATCCCCAGGCTGCAACCGCGCGGCCAACTCCCGGGCGGCACGGAGCGTCGCCGCCTCGTCCTCCAGCAGCGTGGAGGCCGCTGCGGTCACGGTCGCATCAGCCGGCGGCGCGGGCGGCCAGTGCGCGGATCAGCTCCCGCTTGGTCACCATGCCGACGACGAAGTTGTCGCCATCGACCACCGGCAGGTGGTGGATGTCGGCATCCTCCATCAGCGCGGCGATCTCGTCGAGCGTGGCCTCCGGCGCGATGGTCCGGGGCGGATGCTCGATCAGATCGCCGGCGGTCATCGCCCTGAGCCGGGCGATCTCTCGCTCGAAGCGCTGCGCGCCCAGCGGAATCACCATGTCAAAGATGGCCAGCGCGGTGGGAATATGGAGGCTGGCCTGCCGGTCGACCAGGTCGCTCTCGGTCACCACACCGAGCAGCCGCTGCTCCTCGTCGACCACCAGCACACCGGTGATCCCCTCCTCGCTGAAACGAACGGCCAGCGTGCTGATCGGGGTATCCGCCCTGCAGCAGGGCGGCTGCCGGTTCATGATCTCCGCTGCGGTGTTCATCGTGCCTCTCCCCTGGTCGAAACTTCTCGCGCGGCCGTCCTGACCGCGAATGACGGCTTCTCACGAAGCCGTCACGCCTGCCGGTAGATCTCGCCGCCCTGGTCGACGAACTCCTCCGCCTTCTCCTGCAGGCCACGCTCCAGCGCCTGCTCCAGATCGAGCCCCTGCGTCGCCGCGTAGTCGCGCACATCCTGCGTGATCTTCATCGAGCAGAACTTCGGCCCGCACATCGAGCAGAAGTGGGCATGCTTGGCGCTCTCCTTGGGTAGGGTGGCGTCGTGGTAGGCGCGCGCGGTCTCCGGATCGAGACTGAGGTTGAACTGATCCTCCCAGCGGAACTCGAACCGCGCGCGGGAGAGCGCGTCGTCGCGCGCCTGAGCGCCGGGATGCCCCTTGGCCAGATCGGCGGCGTGGGCGGCGATCTTGTAGGCGATCACCCCCTGTTTGACATCCTCGCGATCGGGCAGGCCCAAATGCTCCTTGGGCGTGACATAGCAGAGCATGGCGCAGCCGTACCAGCCGATCTGGGCGGCGCCGATGGCGCTGGTGATGTGGTCGTAGCCCGGGGCGATGTCGGTGGTCAGCGGCCCCAGGGTGTAAAACGGCGCCTCGAAACAGTGCTTGAGCTGCTCCTCCATGTTCTCCTTGATCAACTGCATCGGCACATGGCCCGGCCCCTCGATCATCACCTGCACATCGTGCGCCCACGCCTTGCGGGTCAACTCGCCCAGCGTATGCAGCTCGGCGAACTGCGCCTCGTCGTTGGCGTCGGCGATGGCGCCCGGGCGCAGACCGTCACCGAGCGAGAAGGCGACGTCGTAGGCCTTGGCGATCTCGCAGATCTCGTCGAAATGGGTGTAGAGAAAGTTCTCCCGATGATGCGCCAGGCACCACTTGGCCATGATCGATCCGCCGCGGGAGACGATGCCGGCCAGCCGCTTTGCGGTCAGCGGGATGTAGCGCAGCAGCACCCCGGCATGCAGGGTGAAGTAGTCCACCCCCTGCTCCGCCTGCTCGATCAGGGTGTCGCGCACCAGCTCCCAGCTCAGCTCTTCGGCAACCCCATCGACCTTCTCCAGCGCCTGATAGATCGGCACCGTGCCGATCGGCACCGGACTGTTGCGGATGATCCACTCGCGGGTCTCGTGGATGTACTTGCCGGTGGAGAGGTCCATGATGGTGTCCGCCCCCCACCGGATCGCCCAGACCATCTTCTCCACCTCCTCCTCGATCGAGGAGCCGAGCGCGGAGTTGCCGATGTTGCCATTGATCTTGATCAGGAAGTTGCGCCCGATGATCATCGGTTCCAGCTCGGGGTGGTTGATGTTCGCCGGGATGATCGCCCGGCCGCGCGCCACCTCGTCGCGGACGAACTCCGGCGTGATCACCCGGGGGATGGTCGCGCCGAACGGCTCGCCGGCATGCTGATCACTCAGCGAACGGATCCGCTCGCGCCGCTGGTTCTCGCGGATGGCGACGAACTCCATCTCCGGCGTGACGATCCCGGCGCGGGCGTAGTGCATCTGGGTGACGTTGCCCCCCGGCCGCGCCCGCCGCGGCCGACGCATATGGGCGAAGCGGAGGTGCGCCAGCGCGGGATCCTCCCGCCGGGCACGGACGAAGCTGGAGGAGGGGGCGGGCTGCAGCTCGGTGTCGGCACGCTCCGCGATCCACGGTGCGCGGATCGACGCCAACCCCTGCTCCAGGTCGACCGACTGCTCCGCATCCCCGTAGGGCCCCGAGGTGTCGTAGACCAGAAGCGGGGGGTTGGGGACCTCCCGCCCCCCCACCCGACTGGGCGAGAGGGAGATCTCCCGCATCGGCACCCGGATGTCGGGGCGTGACCCGGTGATGTAGACCCGACGCGAAGCGGGGAAGCGGGCGGCGGTTGCATTCTGGGCGCGGCTGCCGGAAACTTTGGGCATGGACTCCTCCATCGGTTCGGTTGTGCGGCGCGAAGGATGCTAGGGTGCCACGCCCCCCCTGTCGATGGAAGAGCATGAGAAAATCCTGAAAATCAGAGGGAGAAGAGCCATGTCCACAGGATGTTGCAGCGCGTTTTCGCTACTCTCGAAGGATCCCGCCGGCGGCGAGGCGTACGACCTGGCAGTCGGCCGCGACTGGTTCCCGGTGATCGGCCTGACCACCGGGCTGCTGGTGATGGTGCTGGGCAGGATCGGTGGCATGGTCGACCCTTGGCTGGGGGCGGTGCTCGCCCTGCTCGCCTGGTATGGTGCCAACGGCGGCGCCCACGCGGTCGGCGCGGCGACGATGGCCGACGGCTGCGCGGGCCGCGGGGGCGGTGCCCTGCAGAGTGCGCTGCTGGTGGCCGCCAAGCTGGTATTGCTGATGCTCCTGATCAGCGCGGCCCGGTGGTGGGCGCTGGTGTTGATCCCCGCCTGGTCGCGGTTGGGTGCCGCCTGGTGCCTCGCCTCGATCCCCCCGGCGGCGGACGACCCCGTGGCGCAGACACTCCACGACCATGCGCAGCAGGAGGGGAGCAGCACCGGCTTCTGGGCGCTGGCCCTGTGGCTGCTCGGCGGCGCCCTCTCCCCGCTGATGTGGCTGGCGCCGCTGGTCATCGCCGGCTGGTACTGGTTCCTGCAGAACCGGCTGGGCGGCATGCGCGGCGCGGCAATCCACGCCGGCGTCGAGTGGTGCGAGGTGGGGCTGCTCGTCCTCGCCGTCGTCCTGCACTCCACCGTCGCCTCCTGAGCGGTCGGTGCCGGCCGCCCGGCCGACCGCCCCGCTGGCGCCGCGCGACACGACGCCGGAGCGGCTGCTCGAAACGCTCGGCGCCCCCGCCGCCGACCGCGACTATCGCCCCGGCCATGCGCGCATGGCGGCACTGCTCGATGCGGTGGCCCCGCGCCGGCCGCGGCTGCGCATCCGTGTCGCCGGCACCAACGGCAAGGGTTCGACCGCGGCGATGGTCGCGGCCGGCCTGCGCGCCTGCGGCCTGCGCGTCGGCATCTACACCTCGCCCCACCTCCACCGCTTCCACGAACGGATCCGCATCGACGACACCGAGGTCGACGACGACGCCCTGCTGCAAACGCTGGCCCGGCTGATCCCCACCGCCCGGCGGGTCGGCGCCAGCTACTTCGAGACCGCCACCGCCGCCGCGCTCTCCCTCTTCAGCCAGGCGCGGGTCGATGCCGAGGTGCTCGAGGCCGGCGTCGGCGCCCGGCTCGACGCCACCACCGCGGTGGAGGCGGAGATGGCGCTGC includes the following:
- a CDS encoding acetolactate synthase large subunit is translated as MNCAELLVRALEMEGIRYVFGVPGEENADFMMALEQSESIRFILTRHEQAAAFMADVHGRLTGDPAVCLGTLGPGATNLITGVANANMDRSPMLVVTGQGSSDRLHKESHQVMDVVGMFRPVTKWATSIRHAEATPEIVRKAVRLARSEKPGACHIELPEDVAQQEVDAAPMAPHRYPHPVADPGEIEMAFAMIRRARRPLILVGNGCVRRGVRDELRRFCARNGIGVISTFMAKGVVDMDADYCLYTIGLQAKDVVACALDGADLVITIGYDLVEYHPRLWNRDGSKQIIHIDTQPAEIDRCYHPEIEIIGDLPYTLAVINANLDQLGPVERNLSQQRAVRRAMQQELADDAPDRDGLIRPQKVLAITRAAMGPEDVLLSDVGAHKMWIARHYHCHEPNTCLIPNGFCSMGFALPGAIAAALIHPERRILAICGDGGFLMNVQEMETARRLGVNLVAMVWEDHGYGLIAWKQQSHFGHHTELGFGNPDWLGLAAAFGWHGHRVKDGDGLRAALETAFTEEGPSLLVVPIDYRENMKLSARLGSIACPI
- a CDS encoding CBS domain-containing protein is translated as MNTAAEIMNRQPPCCRADTPISTLAVRFSEEGITGVLVVDEEQRLLGVVTESDLVDRQASLHIPTALAIFDMVIPLGAQRFEREIARLRAMTAGDLIEHPPRTIAPEATLDEIAALMEDADIHHLPVVDGDNFVVGMVTKRELIRALAARAAG
- the thiC gene encoding phosphomethylpyrimidine synthase ThiC, which gives rise to MEESMPKVSGSRAQNATAARFPASRRVYITGSRPDIRVPMREISLSPSRVGGREVPNPPLLVYDTSGPYGDAEQSVDLEQGLASIRAPWIAERADTELQPAPSSSFVRARREDPALAHLRFAHMRRPRRARPGGNVTQMHYARAGIVTPEMEFVAIRENQRRERIRSLSDQHAGEPFGATIPRVITPEFVRDEVARGRAIIPANINHPELEPMIIGRNFLIKINGNIGNSALGSSIEEEVEKMVWAIRWGADTIMDLSTGKYIHETREWIIRNSPVPIGTVPIYQALEKVDGVAEELSWELVRDTLIEQAEQGVDYFTLHAGVLLRYIPLTAKRLAGIVSRGGSIMAKWCLAHHRENFLYTHFDEICEIAKAYDVAFSLGDGLRPGAIADANDEAQFAELHTLGELTRKAWAHDVQVMIEGPGHVPMQLIKENMEEQLKHCFEAPFYTLGPLTTDIAPGYDHITSAIGAAQIGWYGCAMLCYVTPKEHLGLPDREDVKQGVIAYKIAAHAADLAKGHPGAQARDDALSRARFEFRWEDQFNLSLDPETARAYHDATLPKESAKHAHFCSMCGPKFCSMKITQDVRDYAATQGLDLEQALERGLQEKAEEFVDQGGEIYRQA
- a CDS encoding adenosylcobinamide-GDP ribazoletransferase; the protein is MEEHEKILKIRGRRAMSTGCCSAFSLLSKDPAGGEAYDLAVGRDWFPVIGLTTGLLVMVLGRIGGMVDPWLGAVLALLAWYGANGGAHAVGAATMADGCAGRGGGALQSALLVAAKLVLLMLLISAARWWALVLIPAWSRLGAAWCLASIPPAADDPVAQTLHDHAQQEGSSTGFWALALWLLGGALSPLMWLAPLVIAGWYWFLQNRLGGMRGAAIHAGVEWCEVGLLVLAVVLHSTVAS
- the tsaE gene encoding tRNA (adenosine(37)-N6)-threonylcarbamoyltransferase complex ATPase subunit type 1 TsaE, with amino-acid sequence MLEDEAATLRAARELAARLQPGDVVALSGPLGVGKSCFARAMLRALGVRDAALPSPTYAIIQPYRGAHGPVAHMDWYRIDDEAELRLTGVAEYLVAPWITLVEWPERGMGLLPAAYWRVELAIPADAPGSRRMVLAPPAWQGSPKSPTGSPESG